GATGTATAAAGTTTTCCTTGTAAAAAACTTCACAGATACTCTTACTCGCACAATCAATATTTAAGATATAATATACCGAGAAGACAAAGCTGCACTTAAAGTTCCTTCATCTAAATAATCTATCTCTCCCCCCATAGGTATACCACAAGCTAACCTAGTTACCTTAATCCCTAATTCCTTAATCATTTGAGTTATATAATGAGTAGTCACCTGACCATCCATAGTGTTGCCTATACCTATAATCACTTCTTTTATATCAAACTTTTTTATTCTCTCTACAATACTATCTAAATTCAATTGATCAGGCCCTATTCCATAAATTGCAGACAAAGTTCCTCCCAATACGTGGTATACACCTTGATATATTTTTCCTTTTTCAAATGCCCATAAATCTCCTAACTCTTCCACTATACATAATAATTGACGATCACGCATAACATCAGAACAGATACTACACGGTGCTTTAATATCTATATTAAAACATATAGGACATTCCTTAGTCTGGAATGCTAAATCCTGAATTCCTGATGCTAAAGGTAACATAACTTCTTCTTTGTTGCGAAGTAAATAAAGTACAATTCTTCTAGAAGAAGATGGCCCAAAATTAGGGAGTTTTGCAAACATACTAATTAACTTATTAACACCCATGCCACATCCTTAACAATTGATCAGCTAACTTGTATATTTATAATTAAAGATTCATTTATCTATAATAAAAAAATTATCATCTATATAAAGAGTTAAAGGATATAAAATACCCGAATAAACTATACTTAGAAAATATCTAATGTATAACAAAAGAAAATTACAAACCTAGCTAACGATTTGGCTCGTCTTCTGTTGATGCAAGTTTATTGTCTTTTAATTCTTGTTTCAAATTGCGAATACCTTTACCTAAGTCACTCATAACATCTGGTAACTTCCCTGCACCAAATAGTACTAAAATTATTATTAAAATTAAAAAAATTTGCCATGGACCTAAAGTCATAATGAAACTCCTATAAAATATAACACTATACCTTAAATAATAAAATTTTATTTAAGTCAAGCAAGATAAATATAGTATCACCAACTTGTGGTAAAACTATGTTAGCAAACCTCATCCAACATAAACAATCATCTACACAGATACAGATCATATTATTAAAAAATTTTATCTGCTTTACTATAGCTTTTATTCCTTTATCTGAATGAGAAATTATTGCCTCAGGCCTTATACAAACTACTACTTCTTCCCCATTACTAAAAGATTGTGCTGGTATTTTCCCTATTGGTAATTCTATATAAGAATCCCTTACTGTACAAACAAAATGATTAATCTCACCGAAAAATTGTGCCAACATATGATCTTTAGGACTATAATATATTTCATACGGAGTACCATGCTGAACTATATATCCATCACGCATAACATATATTGTATCTGCAACTTCCAATGCTTCCTCTGGGTCATGAGTAACAAGTAATACCGTAATCCCTTTAGCTTTCAATAATGATAACACATGCCTTCTAATATTAACTCGCAACGCCGTATCAAGACTAGAAAATGGTTCATCTAATAATATAACTTCTGGTTTTTGAGCAATTGCTCGAGCAATTGTAATCAACTGCTGCTGCCCTCCAGAAAGCATATCAGGATACATATCTTTATATGCTATCATATTAATAGATCGTAATATATCTAATGCAATATTAAATTTCTGTATTTTAGACGAGTTTTTAATAGCAAACATCACATTTTCAATAACAGTTTGATGTGGAAATAGCGAAGGGTGCTGAAATATTAAGCCAACATTACGTTCTTCAGTTGGCATACAAAAACTACTATTAACTACAACTTTACTATTTATGCATATAGAACCACAATGCAAATTCTCCAATCCAGCAATTAGCTTCAATACTGTAGATTTACCACATCCAGAAGGACCAAGAAGACAAATTACTTCCCCTTGTTTACAACTTATATTAACATTATGTAGTAAAAATTGACCTTTTTTATATTTATAAAAGACATTTTCTAACTGTAAACCTACCATCAATAGACCTTTAACAAGTTTAATGCCATATTAAGAAGAGTTATGTGACTGTCACTCATACAAAAACGGGTACATCCCATAAAATAAACATCAAGCACTTCATTTAGATATTAACCTTTTTTTATTTTCTATGCAAGTAATACAAAGGTATTATATATATATATCACCTTTTACTAAAATCCCTTTAGTACTTATATCAAAAATTATTAACTAATAAAATTAATGATTTTATACCATATGAATGTATACTGAATAAGATAATAAAACTACTTATTATTCTACATATAGTTTTAGGAAGTGTCATGTTTAGATTCATATTCACAATTTTACT
This Ehrlichia japonica DNA region includes the following protein-coding sequences:
- the recR gene encoding recombination mediator RecR, with product MGVNKLISMFAKLPNFGPSSSRRIVLYLLRNKEEVMLPLASGIQDLAFQTKECPICFNIDIKAPCSICSDVMRDRQLLCIVEELGDLWAFEKGKIYQGVYHVLGGTLSAIYGIGPDQLNLDSIVERIKKFDIKEVIIGIGNTMDGQVTTHYITQMIKELGIKVTRLACGIPMGGEIDYLDEGTLSAALSSRYIIS
- the tatA gene encoding twin-arginine translocase TatA/TatE family subunit yields the protein MTLGPWQIFLILIIILVLFGAGKLPDVMSDLGKGIRNLKQELKDNKLASTEDEPNR
- a CDS encoding ABC transporter ATP-binding protein, which translates into the protein MVGLQLENVFYKYKKGQFLLHNVNISCKQGEVICLLGPSGCGKSTVLKLIAGLENLHCGSICINSKVVVNSSFCMPTEERNVGLIFQHPSLFPHQTVIENVMFAIKNSSKIQKFNIALDILRSINMIAYKDMYPDMLSGGQQQLITIARAIAQKPEVILLDEPFSSLDTALRVNIRRHVLSLLKAKGITVLLVTHDPEEALEVADTIYVMRDGYIVQHGTPYEIYYSPKDHMLAQFFGEINHFVCTVRDSYIELPIGKIPAQSFSNGEEVVVCIRPEAIISHSDKGIKAIVKQIKFFNNMICICVDDCLCWMRFANIVLPQVGDTIFILLDLNKILLFKV